In Chitinophaga nivalis, a single genomic region encodes these proteins:
- a CDS encoding DNRLRE domain-containing protein, translated as MKRISFLLCTVILAGFVSCRKDAAPNPGTGRSSEKTDQIDIAEKLTSGKHTLEFSSPNRGSGQQDCLVNSIFPTSNLSSNPDLAASAWTYQGTFGIARDFFKFPGISYLPAGTTINAATLYFYGLAPGTAVANNTGNSFYPGSPYNPFGDNAGWVKRVTGPWEENTITWSNQPGTTSLNQAGVAASTSQWDYNTTVNVTALVQDIVNSGQNYGFSLQQQVESYYRNLNFAGHRHSDPARWPKLTITFTIP; from the coding sequence ATGAAAAGAATTTCCTTTTTACTTTGCACTGTTATTTTAGCCGGGTTTGTCAGTTGCCGGAAAGATGCTGCGCCTAATCCCGGCACCGGTAGGTCTTCAGAAAAGACAGACCAGATTGATATTGCCGAAAAACTAACTTCCGGAAAACATACCCTTGAATTTAGCTCACCCAACCGTGGTAGCGGACAACAGGATTGCCTGGTTAATAGTATCTTTCCAACCAGCAACCTGTCCAGCAACCCCGACCTGGCCGCATCAGCATGGACCTATCAGGGTACATTCGGCATTGCGAGAGATTTTTTTAAATTCCCTGGCATCAGCTATCTCCCAGCCGGCACAACAATAAATGCGGCGACGTTGTATTTTTATGGCCTGGCGCCAGGTACTGCTGTTGCAAATAATACCGGAAATTCTTTTTATCCCGGTTCTCCGTATAACCCTTTCGGTGATAATGCCGGCTGGGTGAAAAGAGTCACCGGACCCTGGGAAGAAAATACGATCACCTGGAGTAACCAACCAGGAACTACCAGTCTTAATCAGGCAGGAGTCGCCGCCTCCACCTCACAATGGGATTATAATACAACCGTTAATGTAACGGCATTGGTGCAGGATATTGTTAACAGTGGACAGAATTATGGATTCTCTCTGCAACAGCAGGTAGAAAGCTATTACAGAAACCTCAATTTCGCGGGTCACCGGCACTCCGATCCGGCCAGATGGCCCAAACTTACCATAACATTTACCATTCCTTAA
- a CDS encoding RBBP9/YdeN family alpha/beta hydrolase: MEIKVLTAPGLGGSGPLHWQSRWEQSIPGTLRIEQSDWDTPSLNNWINKLEAAISAAGPQVVIAAHSLGCIALAHWAQQTHLTIAGALLVAPPDVERPDFPEVAASFNPVPLKKLPFKSILIASTNDAYCSLERAALLAKHWGSSFVNAGAKGHINADSNLEEWQEGKDLLSELVHNRVTL; encoded by the coding sequence ATGGAAATTAAAGTTCTGACCGCACCCGGACTGGGTGGTTCTGGTCCTTTACATTGGCAATCCCGCTGGGAGCAATCGATTCCAGGTACCCTACGCATAGAACAATCTGACTGGGATACCCCTTCCTTAAATAACTGGATCAATAAGCTGGAGGCAGCGATCAGTGCAGCCGGGCCACAGGTAGTGATTGCCGCACATAGCCTGGGCTGTATAGCGCTTGCACATTGGGCCCAGCAAACCCATCTGACCATTGCGGGCGCCCTGTTGGTAGCACCGCCGGATGTGGAGCGCCCCGACTTCCCCGAAGTGGCCGCCAGCTTCAACCCCGTGCCGCTGAAAAAATTACCTTTCAAAAGTATCCTGATAGCCAGTACCAATGATGCCTATTGCTCACTGGAACGTGCCGCACTGCTGGCGAAACACTGGGGCAGCAGCTTTGTGAATGCCGGTGCCAAAGGCCATATTAATGCCGACTCTAACCTGGAAGAATGGCAGGAAGGGAAAGACCTGCTGAGTGAACTGGTACATAACCGGGTCACCTTATAA
- a CDS encoding RNA polymerase sigma-70 factor, whose protein sequence is MAASNLWQAFQSGDTTAFEQIFHAHWDRLVQYTSSIITDEALAQDILQNFFIELWEKRSTLPIPRDISAFLVFLLKLRILNALRKEDIRSRHEQQFAALLQSHTNSAAEALQTKEVYSQLQQYMDLLPPRIKQVFQLSRFEHKTIPEIADIMQASEQTIRNQLNTANKRLKLQLKSSFLSFFL, encoded by the coding sequence ATGGCAGCAAGTAACTTATGGCAGGCATTTCAAAGTGGTGACACCACTGCCTTTGAACAAATTTTTCACGCACATTGGGACCGGTTGGTACAATATACCAGCAGTATTATTACAGATGAAGCACTGGCCCAGGATATATTGCAGAACTTTTTTATTGAACTATGGGAAAAACGCAGTACGCTGCCTATCCCCCGGGACATCAGCGCCTTCCTGGTTTTCCTGCTCAAACTACGTATTCTGAATGCACTCCGGAAAGAAGATATCCGCAGCCGGCATGAACAACAATTTGCCGCTTTACTCCAGTCACATACCAACTCCGCTGCCGAAGCACTACAAACAAAAGAAGTCTATTCCCAGCTGCAGCAATACATGGACCTGCTGCCGCCCCGTATTAAACAGGTCTTCCAGCTAAGCCGCTTTGAACACAAGACCATTCCTGAAATTGCCGACATCATGCAGGCCTCTGAACAAACCATCCGGAACCAACTCAACACGGCCAACAAACGCTTAAAACTGCAATTGAAATCCTCCTTCCTTTCGTTCTTCCTCTAA
- a CDS encoding FecR family protein, with protein sequence MDQTELKHLLEKYEAGKCTAEEIVLLFAWMDRMDATAQETPRPSLQQDAVKSAVMAHIHTPVKKWYQARKWIAAAVLLPACLSIVWWQQQVRHSRTPAIAWLKSSTGKQEIKQVQLPDGTIAWLNAASTLEYPASFDTRERLVKIQGQVFFDVQQNKEQPFTVQSGDFRVQVLGTAFLVRHIAGQPTRVAVASGKVQVSHKAAVLATLLPADQLTCTGNRTIISKTDTSALSAWTKGDMVISNATLQQVLWELENFYGITFHSDFNMDQGHLNLSFNSNMSLQDKLDIISTISITPKVRFRKKGNSIYEVYQ encoded by the coding sequence GTGGATCAAACGGAATTAAAACATTTACTGGAGAAATACGAAGCAGGCAAATGTACTGCGGAAGAAATCGTGTTGTTATTTGCCTGGATGGACCGCATGGACGCCACCGCGCAGGAAACACCCCGGCCTTCTCTGCAACAGGATGCTGTGAAATCCGCCGTCATGGCACATATCCATACGCCGGTAAAAAAATGGTACCAGGCCCGTAAATGGATAGCCGCCGCCGTGCTATTACCCGCCTGCCTCAGTATTGTCTGGTGGCAGCAACAGGTACGGCATTCCCGCACACCGGCTATTGCGTGGTTAAAAAGCAGCACAGGCAAACAGGAAATCAAACAGGTACAACTGCCTGATGGTACCATCGCCTGGCTCAATGCGGCTTCCACGCTGGAGTATCCGGCCAGCTTTGATACCCGCGAAAGACTGGTAAAAATACAGGGACAGGTATTCTTTGATGTACAACAAAACAAAGAACAACCCTTTACCGTACAATCGGGCGACTTCCGGGTACAGGTGTTGGGTACCGCTTTCCTCGTCCGGCATATAGCCGGCCAGCCAACCCGGGTAGCAGTAGCCAGCGGGAAGGTGCAGGTTTCACACAAAGCTGCCGTGCTGGCCACCTTGTTACCAGCCGATCAGCTTACCTGTACGGGTAATCGCACCATAATCAGTAAAACAGACACCAGTGCACTCAGCGCCTGGACCAAGGGAGATATGGTGATCAGCAATGCCACGCTGCAACAGGTGTTGTGGGAACTGGAAAATTTCTATGGCATTACCTTCCATAGTGATTTCAATATGGATCAGGGACACCTGAACCTCAGTTTCAACAGCAACATGTCGTTGCAGGACAAACTGGATATCATCTCCACCATCAGCATTACGCCGAAGGTAAGGTTCAGGAAAAAAGGAAATAGTATATACGAAGTATACCAATAA
- a CDS encoding TonB-dependent receptor, with product MHSNLLHHLRHPKKKIKPLLMLMLAAAPFTESFSAFSQALKHVVPGMEVKQGQLTNAIAMLEKKGAIKISFDQQALANMRVEKRSWKNETVARILSDLLSNTGLQFEERQNTIIIYPVSGTPAPASFSNLNQERKITGKVSDNSGPLVGAVVAIKGTTKGAITDAQGNFSINTGNTGDVVLTVSMIGYKTQEITYTGTPLNISLEISSKELNQVLVVGYGSQSKTKISGAITDVKLDKLSSRSVNSVAEALQGKAPGVTVQNQGGDPTSPPKVYIRGIGGINGEDPLYIVDGVIYNGLINPADIESISVLKDAAAAIYGMRASGGVVLITTKKGKAGKMTVNLDAKVGVQEAWKTLKVLNAEEFNSVMNQAADNSGKPRRDGYDATKNPYGAVTRTDWMKEIFRTAKVQEYNLDIAGGNDKSKYFIGMGYRKQDGILLNTFNERYNFRLNSDHQLNSWLKFGENMSYAYSNGNGANTTSAYTGAVIAAAFYTPSVTPYNPDGSFAGLPIDFAGSYGDVINPVAYLHRLDYKTPKSYLLINPYVEIKLPANLLFRSNLAFNKVFDNQKEFTSRVPEIGKVASSNNLRFYNGNTNDLLAEQTLTYTKQLNQHHIDAVAGYSYQKKTLDFIQLVMTGYDDERPGYRYPQNGSGYDKDGMNGGKKLEAMESFFARVNYDYKAKYLFTLLGRRDGSSLVAPQNRYQNYYSASAGWVITNEDFLKNQHIENVLSFLKLRASYGKLGNLGSLIPGVVDPQMKQTTSYFGQSSNIAGGYAEKAIANPYVNWANSKQLNMGLDAGFLNNQLTLTADYFVKTTDDMLLEKTPQPTDGVTVATFYNAGKVRDKGFELGLTYNNKPAAAFQYSINANISSVKNELLSLSGNDKVYNTSNINVRSSLTPVRVEVGHPLFSYYLVKTDGIFQTQQEVTDHKVQPKAQPGDLRFVDANGDGKIDNEDRQFVGTPYPKFSYGFSFNASYKGFDFNIFAQGVHGNKIFNALKYTGLAPLVTGQGYNLLADVKKAWTPENTNTGIPRVTLGDRNNNFGTNSDFYLEDGSYLRIKNISLGYTLPDALIARTGLKKLRVYVTGNNVFTFTKYSGMDPEVGTDNYGIDLGRYPQARSFLVGLNVNF from the coding sequence ATGCATTCCAATTTACTTCACCATCTGAGGCATCCGAAAAAAAAGATCAAGCCACTGCTGATGCTGATGCTCGCAGCCGCTCCCTTTACCGAAAGCTTTTCCGCTTTCAGCCAGGCGCTCAAACACGTAGTACCAGGCATGGAAGTTAAACAGGGACAGCTCACCAATGCCATCGCCATGCTGGAAAAAAAAGGCGCTATTAAAATCTCCTTTGACCAGCAGGCACTTGCCAACATGCGGGTTGAAAAAAGATCCTGGAAAAATGAAACGGTAGCACGTATCCTGTCGGATTTGTTAAGTAATACCGGATTGCAGTTTGAAGAAAGACAAAACACCATTATCATTTACCCGGTGAGCGGCACACCTGCTCCTGCTTCCTTCAGCAACCTGAATCAGGAACGCAAAATTACCGGTAAGGTAAGTGACAACAGCGGCCCCCTGGTAGGCGCCGTAGTAGCCATTAAAGGCACTACCAAAGGAGCCATTACCGATGCACAGGGTAATTTCTCCATCAATACCGGCAACACCGGTGATGTTGTACTCACCGTTTCCATGATTGGGTATAAAACACAGGAGATTACCTACACAGGTACTCCCCTGAACATCTCCCTGGAAATCAGCAGCAAAGAGCTGAACCAGGTACTGGTAGTAGGTTATGGTTCTCAAAGCAAAACCAAAATATCCGGCGCCATCACTGATGTAAAACTGGATAAACTCTCTTCCCGTTCTGTAAACAGCGTTGCAGAAGCCTTACAGGGTAAAGCACCCGGCGTAACTGTACAAAACCAGGGTGGTGATCCTACCTCTCCTCCTAAAGTATATATCCGTGGTATTGGCGGTATTAACGGAGAAGATCCTTTATATATAGTAGATGGTGTTATTTATAATGGCCTCATCAACCCGGCCGATATCGAATCTATTTCCGTACTGAAAGATGCTGCTGCCGCTATTTATGGTATGCGCGCATCCGGTGGGGTGGTATTGATTACGACCAAAAAAGGAAAGGCTGGCAAGATGACCGTGAACCTGGACGCTAAAGTAGGCGTACAGGAAGCCTGGAAAACCTTGAAGGTATTGAATGCCGAAGAGTTTAACAGCGTGATGAACCAGGCCGCCGACAACTCCGGCAAACCCAGAAGGGATGGCTACGACGCCACTAAAAACCCTTATGGCGCCGTGACCCGTACCGACTGGATGAAAGAAATTTTCCGCACGGCCAAAGTACAGGAATACAACCTGGACATTGCCGGTGGTAATGATAAGTCTAAATACTTCATCGGAATGGGCTACCGCAAACAGGATGGTATTTTGCTGAATACTTTCAATGAGCGCTATAACTTCCGTTTAAATTCCGATCACCAGCTGAATTCCTGGCTGAAATTCGGAGAGAATATGTCTTATGCCTATTCCAACGGCAACGGCGCCAATACCACCAGTGCCTATACCGGTGCTGTTATTGCTGCCGCATTTTATACACCCAGCGTAACACCGTATAATCCGGATGGCTCCTTTGCCGGACTGCCGATCGACTTTGCCGGCAGCTATGGCGATGTGATCAACCCGGTTGCCTATCTGCACAGACTGGATTATAAAACGCCGAAAAGCTACCTCCTCATCAATCCCTATGTGGAAATAAAGTTACCGGCAAATCTCCTGTTCCGTTCCAACCTGGCTTTCAATAAAGTATTTGATAACCAGAAAGAATTTACCTCCAGGGTACCGGAGATTGGAAAAGTAGCCAGCTCCAACAACCTGCGGTTCTACAATGGTAACACCAATGATTTACTCGCAGAACAAACCCTTACCTATACCAAACAGCTGAACCAACATCATATCGATGCGGTTGCAGGTTATAGCTACCAGAAGAAAACATTGGATTTTATTCAACTGGTTATGACCGGCTATGATGACGAACGTCCGGGGTACCGTTACCCGCAGAATGGCTCCGGTTATGATAAAGACGGCATGAATGGTGGTAAAAAATTAGAAGCGATGGAGTCTTTCTTCGCCCGTGTTAACTACGACTATAAAGCCAAATACCTGTTTACCTTGCTGGGACGCCGGGATGGCAGCTCTCTCGTAGCACCGCAAAACCGTTATCAAAACTACTACTCTGCTTCCGCAGGCTGGGTAATTACGAATGAAGATTTCTTAAAAAACCAGCACATTGAAAATGTACTCAGCTTCCTGAAACTCCGCGCCAGTTATGGTAAACTGGGTAACCTGGGAAGTTTGATACCAGGTGTAGTGGATCCACAAATGAAACAAACCACCTCTTACTTTGGTCAGTCTTCCAACATTGCCGGTGGCTATGCAGAAAAGGCCATTGCGAACCCGTATGTGAACTGGGCCAATTCCAAACAGCTCAATATGGGTCTGGATGCAGGTTTCCTAAATAACCAGTTAACCCTCACTGCCGACTACTTTGTAAAGACTACAGATGACATGCTGCTGGAAAAAACGCCGCAGCCAACAGACGGGGTAACAGTAGCCACCTTTTACAATGCCGGTAAAGTGAGAGATAAAGGATTTGAGCTGGGCTTAACGTATAACAACAAGCCTGCAGCCGCTTTCCAATACAGCATCAATGCCAATATCTCCAGCGTAAAGAATGAATTACTGTCGCTTAGCGGGAATGATAAAGTATACAACACTTCCAACATTAACGTGCGCAGCTCCCTCACACCGGTACGCGTTGAAGTAGGCCACCCGCTCTTCTCCTACTACCTGGTGAAAACGGATGGTATCTTCCAGACACAACAGGAAGTAACGGATCATAAAGTACAACCGAAAGCGCAACCGGGCGATCTCCGCTTTGTGGATGCCAACGGAGATGGTAAAATAGATAATGAAGACCGTCAGTTCGTAGGTACTCCTTATCCTAAGTTCTCCTATGGTTTCAGCTTCAACGCCAGCTATAAAGGGTTCGACTTCAACATCTTTGCACAGGGCGTACATGGCAACAAAATATTCAATGCATTGAAATACACGGGCCTGGCGCCACTGGTAACCGGTCAGGGATACAACCTGCTGGCAGATGTGAAAAAGGCCTGGACACCTGAAAATACCAACACCGGTATCCCACGTGTTACCCTCGGCGACCGTAACAATAACTTCGGTACCAACTCTGACTTTTACCTGGAAGATGGCTCTTATCTGCGCATCAAGAACATCTCCCTGGGTTATACTTTACCGGACGCACTCATCGCCCGTACAGGTCTGAAAAAATTACGTGTATACGTAACCGGGAATAACGTTTTCACCTTCACCAAATACAGTGGCATGGATCCGGAAGTAGGTACCGACAATTATGGTATTGACCTGGGCCGCTATCCACAGGCAAGAAGTTTCCTCGTGGGTCTGAACGTGAATTTCTAA
- a CDS encoding RagB/SusD family nutrient uptake outer membrane protein — protein MRKIINTLALIATVAATSSCNKKLDVIQEGTPTVADFWQTEKSIVKGLNAAYQPFDDENFYGRGCFWFIDACDDMIVGRGKPEAEYIKNFDRSFIGGSYTEGQWDLRYNVIKRANDILRYAPAIPMSTENRNRYMGEAYFLSGLMYYQLAYNYGDENAGVPIVDKYNPTPGVTLPRAQNVNVNYDSVIVDLKKAASLLPYFGTYKKEDFGHAHKTAAFAYLAKTYLFKKDYANAERFADSVILSGKHRLLDNFSDVFTVANNWTDEYIWSAYSTAAGAGGWGSILPGVMLENTGWGKYNGWGYYTPTKELYDEYETGDLRREATILKPGDEFKYFGEMRTYKSNNSLSGYQFRKYMEPFGYSNPIGTYLSPSGDHPTTALNPPLMRYAEVLLIKAEAALMQGKNADNEINAIRKRAGLKPVTNATMVNLKHERRCELAGEWADRHRDLVRWGDAQAAYAKPLHGVTGAEVWPARDFNPKKHHVWPVPQRVIDASGGLYKQSW, from the coding sequence ATGAGAAAGATTATCAACACCCTCGCACTGATAGCTACCGTAGCCGCCACCAGCAGCTGCAATAAAAAACTGGATGTTATACAGGAAGGTACGCCTACTGTAGCTGACTTCTGGCAAACAGAAAAAAGTATTGTCAAAGGATTGAATGCCGCCTACCAGCCATTTGATGATGAAAACTTCTATGGCCGCGGATGTTTCTGGTTTATTGACGCCTGCGATGACATGATTGTGGGCCGTGGTAAACCCGAAGCGGAATACATCAAAAATTTCGATCGTTCGTTTATTGGTGGTAGTTATACAGAAGGTCAGTGGGACCTGCGGTATAACGTCATCAAACGCGCCAATGATATCCTGCGCTATGCGCCAGCTATCCCGATGAGTACCGAAAACAGAAACCGTTACATGGGTGAAGCTTACTTCCTCAGCGGTCTGATGTACTATCAACTGGCTTATAACTACGGGGATGAGAACGCAGGGGTACCTATTGTGGATAAATACAATCCTACTCCCGGTGTAACCTTGCCACGGGCGCAGAATGTAAATGTCAACTATGACTCTGTCATCGTAGATCTCAAAAAGGCAGCTTCCCTGCTTCCTTATTTTGGCACCTATAAAAAGGAAGATTTTGGCCATGCGCATAAAACAGCCGCATTCGCCTACCTCGCCAAAACCTATCTTTTCAAAAAGGATTATGCCAATGCAGAGAGATTTGCTGACTCTGTGATCCTCAGCGGCAAACACCGTTTATTGGACAACTTCAGCGACGTCTTTACTGTTGCCAACAACTGGACCGATGAATACATCTGGTCCGCATACAGCACCGCTGCCGGTGCTGGTGGCTGGGGCAGCATCCTGCCAGGTGTAATGCTGGAAAATACCGGCTGGGGTAAATACAATGGCTGGGGATATTATACTCCTACCAAAGAATTGTATGATGAATATGAAACAGGTGACTTACGCCGGGAAGCGACTATCCTGAAACCAGGCGATGAATTCAAATATTTTGGCGAGATGAGGACCTACAAGTCTAACAACAGTCTGTCTGGCTACCAGTTCCGTAAATATATGGAACCATTTGGCTACTCCAATCCGATTGGTACCTATCTGAGCCCCAGCGGCGACCATCCTACCACGGCACTGAATCCACCGCTGATGCGTTATGCAGAAGTATTGCTGATCAAAGCAGAAGCAGCATTAATGCAGGGTAAAAATGCAGACAACGAGATCAATGCCATCCGTAAACGTGCTGGTTTGAAACCAGTTACCAATGCAACGATGGTAAACCTGAAACACGAAAGAAGGTGTGAGCTGGCCGGCGAATGGGCCGACCGTCACCGCGACCTCGTAAGATGGGGCGATGCCCAGGCAGCCTATGCCAAACCGCTGCACGGTGTAACCGGTGCGGAAGTATGGCCTGCCCGTGATTTCAATCCGAAGAAACACCATGTATGGCCCGTTCCGCAGCGCGTGATTGACGCCAGCGGCGGATTGTACAAACAAAGCTGGTAA